A window from Gemmatimonadota bacterium encodes these proteins:
- the hisD gene encoding histidinol dehydrogenase, which translates to MIEIIKYNRDKTPPKLDAILSRTPDFSAEQEATVREIVSTVRKQGDRALLAYTKKYDGIAITATDIRVPETEIKAAHRNADPKFIEIIDAAATNIRKFHETQRQTSYFIEDGDGVILGKRILPIERVALLIPGASAPLFSTLLMAAIPAQIAGVPHLCIATPPQPNGAIHPAVLATAHHIGICEIYKIFGAQAIAALAYGTDTIPRVDKLVGPGNPYVQIAKKLVFGTVDIDMIAGPSEIVVLADRTANAKHVAADLLSQAEHGSGYEAAVCITPSADLATQIADEIAHQAADLTHREAIQKALDRFGAIVVVRDLAEGIDLANRIAPEHLELIVADPWAHLQTVRHAGAVFLGAASSEPVGDYYAGTNHILPTAGAARFASSVGVDTFTKNISILQYTDQRLQKTAGHIISMAETEGLDAHANAIRIRIP; encoded by the coding sequence ATGATCGAAATCATCAAATACAACCGCGACAAAACACCCCCAAAACTCGACGCCATACTCTCGCGCACCCCTGATTTCTCCGCCGAACAAGAAGCAACCGTGCGAGAAATCGTCAGCACCGTAAGAAAACAGGGGGACCGCGCCCTCCTCGCGTACACCAAAAAATACGACGGCATAGCCATCACAGCCACCGACATTCGCGTACCCGAAACCGAAATCAAAGCAGCCCATCGCAACGCCGACCCCAAATTCATCGAAATCATAGACGCAGCTGCGACAAACATCCGCAAATTTCACGAAACACAGCGACAAACATCCTACTTCATCGAAGATGGCGACGGCGTCATCCTCGGCAAACGCATCTTACCCATCGAACGCGTTGCCCTGCTCATCCCCGGCGCAAGTGCCCCCTTATTCTCCACCCTGCTCATGGCCGCCATCCCCGCGCAAATCGCAGGCGTCCCGCACCTCTGCATCGCCACGCCCCCGCAGCCAAACGGCGCCATACACCCCGCCGTCCTCGCCACAGCCCATCACATAGGCATCTGCGAAATCTACAAAATCTTTGGCGCACAAGCCATCGCCGCGCTCGCTTATGGCACCGACACCATACCCCGCGTTGACAAACTCGTCGGACCCGGCAACCCCTATGTACAAATCGCAAAAAAACTCGTCTTCGGAACCGTTGACATCGACATGATCGCCGGACCCAGCGAAATCGTCGTCCTCGCCGACCGCACCGCAAACGCCAAACACGTCGCCGCCGACCTCCTCTCACAGGCCGAACACGGCAGCGGATATGAAGCCGCGGTCTGCATCACCCCCTCTGCCGACCTCGCAACGCAAATCGCCGACGAAATCGCCCATCAAGCCGCCGACCTGACACACCGCGAAGCCATACAAAAAGCACTCGACCGCTTTGGCGCAATCGTCGTCGTGCGCGACCTTGCCGAAGGCATTGACCTCGCCAATCGCATCGCACCCGAACATCTCGAACTCATCGTCGCCGATCCCTGGGCACACCTGCAAACCGTTCGCCATGCCGGCGCCGTATTCCTCGGCGCGGCATCATCCGAACCCGTGGGCGACTACTATGCGGGCACCAACCACATCCTGCCCACGGCCGGAGCCGCCCGATTCGCGTCATCCGTTGGCGTTGACACCTTCACCAAAAACATCAGCATCTTACAATACACCGACCAACGCCTGCAAAAAACCGCGGGCCACATCATCAGCATGGCCGAAACCGAGGGCCTCGACGCCCATGCCAATGCCATCAGGATCAGGATTCCATGA
- the hisC gene encoding histidinol-phosphate transaminase: protein MTYLQNIKPEVRALHGYHLTAYDCPIKLNQNESPFDVPDSLKDDILRAVRNKSWSRYPEPMQMDLVEALADHAGVQPGGLIVCNGSNTLVQLVLGVVSAPGVQVVIPSPSFSLYGLYTDIFSGRVLDIPLTENYGFDIPALCRAASEKNVRLIILCSPNNPTGCAISNTDLDKLLSSTSALVMVDEAYGEFYDQTAIDLLPKHPNLIVLKTLSKAFGAAGIRIGYLIAHPDLRDEIIKGKIPFDINIFSHTAAMAILNHKDLIQKRIAFICSERERVFQALDKIEGVTPYPSHANLILFEVADPDLVFTGLIEQGVLIRNVTSYPMLDKALRVSIGTERENDRFLEALERTLK, encoded by the coding sequence ATGACCTACCTCCAAAACATAAAACCCGAAGTCCGCGCCCTGCACGGGTACCATCTCACCGCCTACGATTGTCCCATCAAGCTCAATCAAAACGAAAGCCCGTTTGACGTACCCGACAGCTTGAAAGACGACATCTTGCGCGCTGTCCGCAACAAATCCTGGTCGCGCTATCCCGAACCCATGCAAATGGACCTCGTCGAAGCACTCGCCGACCACGCAGGCGTCCAACCCGGTGGACTCATCGTCTGCAACGGATCGAACACCCTCGTACAACTCGTCCTCGGCGTCGTATCCGCACCCGGTGTCCAGGTCGTCATCCCCTCGCCCTCATTCTCCCTCTACGGCCTCTACACCGACATATTCAGCGGACGCGTCCTCGACATACCCCTCACAGAAAACTACGGCTTCGACATCCCGGCTCTATGTCGCGCTGCCAGCGAAAAAAACGTGCGCCTCATCATCCTCTGCTCCCCCAACAACCCCACGGGATGCGCCATCTCAAACACAGACCTCGACAAACTCTTATCCAGCACCAGCGCCCTCGTCATGGTCGATGAAGCCTACGGCGAATTCTACGACCAGACCGCCATCGACCTCTTGCCCAAACACCCCAACCTCATCGTACTCAAAACCCTCTCCAAAGCATTTGGCGCCGCGGGCATCCGCATTGGATATCTCATCGCCCACCCCGACTTGCGCGACGAAATCATCAAAGGCAAAATCCCCTTTGACATCAACATCTTCTCGCACACAGCGGCCATGGCCATCCTCAACCACAAAGACCTCATACAAAAACGCATCGCATTCATCTGCTCAGAACGCGAGCGCGTCTTCCAGGCCCTCGACAAAATAGAAGGCGTCACACCCTATCCATCACACGCCAACCTCATCCTCTTTGAAGTCGCCGATCCAGACCTCGTCTTCACCGGACTAATCGAACAAGGCGTACTCATCCGCAACGTCACATCCTATCCCATGCTCGACAAGGCGCTGCGCGTATCCATCGGCACCGAACGAGAAAACGACCGCTTTTTGGAAGCCCTTGAAAGGACACTAAAATAA